GAGACCGAGGGATGGGTGTTTATGACCCCAAGGCAGTTGGGGCCTATGAGGGGAAGCCCGTAGGATCTAACCATCTGTTTCAACTGCTCCTCCAATTCCACACCCCTGCCTCCCACTTCCTTGAAGCCGGCAGTGATCACCACAAGCCCCCTCACACCCTTGAGGGCAGCGTCTTGCACCACCTTTCCTACCCCTTCTGCTGGCACTATGATCACGGCCAGGTCCACCTGGTCTGGTATCTCTCTGAGGGATGCATAGGCCCTGACGCTCAGCACCGAGCGGGCCTTGGGATTGACGGGGTAGAGCACTCCCTGGTAACCTGCCCTAAGGATGTTGGAAAAAACAGCCCTTCCCACGCTTCCTGTCCTGTTGGTGGCCCCCACCACTGCTATGGATCCAGGGTTCATGATGGCTTCTATATCCTTCAACTGGCTTGCCTCCTGGGTTTTCCCATAGGATAGCAGATCCTGATGGCTTTGCCCAAATCGGCCTTGCCAGGCAAACACAGGCTCTATATTCTGGGAACTGTGTGGAGGAGGGAGGCGCCATGAGCAAAAATCTTCTTGTGATTCTCATCTGGGTCCTGGTCCTTTTGGGCTCTCAAGGAAGTCTTGGAGCCCAACAGGAGAGGATACCCGTTACTGCCAGCATAGTTCCCCTGGGCGAATTCTGCCGCCAAATAGGTTTGGACCGGGTAGAGGTGCAGGTGCTGATTCCTCCTGGTGCAAGCCCCCATACCTTTGAACCCCCACCCTCGGTGGTGGCCAGAGCAGCCAAAGCAAGGGTTTTCGTGTACATAGGCGAAGGTCTGGAGCCTTGGGCTGGAAGGCTGTCCCGCTCTCTGGGAAAGGGATCGGTGGCCCTGGAGGCTGCCCAGGGACTGCCCCTGATCCGGGAGACTCACGGCCAAGGCACTCAAGAATCCGGCCATGGCAAGGGCAAACACTCCTCTTCCCATTCCCACGAAGGAGGGGCCAATCCCCACGTCTGGCTGGATCCGGTGCTGGCTCAAGAGATCTGCAAGAAAATAGCCCAGGCCCTGATCCAGGTGGATCCAACCCATAGGGAATACTACCAGAAGAATCTTGAGAATTACCTAGGAAAGCTTGAGGCCTTGCACAAGGAAATTGAGGAGAGAGTCTCAGGATTCCGTATCCGCAAATATGTTTGCTTTCACCCTGCATATGCTTATTTTTCAAGAAGGTATGGCCTGGAGGAGGTGGGGGTCATAGAAATCTCTCCGGGAAGGGAGCCCTCCCCCAAGCATCTAAGAAATCTGGTGGCCCAGATCCGCAAACATCAGATCCAGGTGATCTTTGCAGAACCCCAGCTCAGTCCCAGGGTGGCCGAGGCAATAGCCCAGGAAGCTTCGGTGAGGGTGGCCATGCTGGACCCCTTGGGGGGTAGGCCACCCTATGGTTCTGATTATCTTGCTCTAATGCGGCACAACCTGCAGGTAATGAGCGAGAGCATGGGGGATGGGAGATGAAGGTTTTGGCAGTGGAAATCTCAGGCCTGACGGTCAAGTACAATGGCACGGTGGCCCTGGAGGATGTGGATCTGGAAATAGAGGAGGGCCGCTATGTGGGGATCCTTGGGCCCAACGGGGCTGGCAAGAGCACGCTGCTCCAGGTGATCCTGGGCCTTGTGAGACCTGCCAGGGGCAGAGTCAGGGTCTTCGGTGAAGAACCGGAAAAACTCAGGGGAAGGGGTAGAGTCGTGGGGTACTTGCCCCAGAGGCCCCTGATAAACCCCAATTTCCCTGTCTCGGCCCTGGAGGTGGTGCTCATGGGCAGATATGGCAGGGTGGGCCTCTTCAGGAAACCGGGCAGGGGGGACAAAGAGGTGGCCATCCGTTCCATGGAGAGGGTAGGCATAGCACATCTGGCGCGCAGGAACATAGGAGAGCTCTCAGGAGGTGAGCAGCAAAGGGTGTTCATAGCCAGGGCCCTTTGCGTGGAGCCCAAGCTCCTGGTGCTGGACGAGCCCACGGTATCTCTGGATGCTTGTGCCCAGGACGAGCTCTATGATTTGATAGCAGGGCTCAAAGAGGAATTAAAACTCACGGTTCTCATGGTTTGTCATGATGTGGGAGCCATATCCAGGTACGTGGACGACGTGATCTGTATAAACCGCCGGATCCATGTGCATCAGCCCCCTCCCATAGGCCGCATAGGGTTGGAGCAGACCTTCGGCTGCAGCGTGGAATACCTCTTCCACGGGGAGGTACCCCACAGGGTGGTCAGGGGGCACGATGGGTGAGTTCCTGGAATGGGGTTTTCTTCAAAGGGCCCTGGCGGCAGGCATACTGGTCAGTGGCCTGTGCGGAGTGCTATCGGTCTTCATAGTGCTTCGCAAGATGGCATTCATAGGGGTTGGCATATCTCATTCTGCCTTCGGAGGAGTTGCTCTGGGTTTTCTCTTGAACATAAGTCCATTTTGGAGTGGGGTTGGTTTTGCCGGAGTCGTGGCCTTGCTCATAGAATGGTCCAGAAGCAGGGCACGGGTGGAGGAGGATACGGCCATAGGAATTTTCTTTTCCGCTTCCATGGCCCTGGGGGTGCTCTTCTTGCACCTTTCCCGGACATACAACGTGGATGTTTTCGGCTTTCTGTTCGGAAACATACTGGCCGTAGGGGAAGGGCAGCTTTGGGAGATCCTGGCCCTGGCCGGGGTGGTCCTGGCTCTGGTGTTTTTTCTTTTCAAGGAGATCGTGTTCTTGAGCTTTGATGAGGCCATGGCCTGGGTAAGCGGGGTGCCGGTAAGCTTCCTAAGATATCTCTTCTTGGTGATGCTGGCCTTCACGGTGGTTGTTTCCATATATCTTGTGGGGATCATCCTGGTGGAGGCTTTGCTGGTGATCCCAGGAGCAGTGGCCAGAAATATCACCCGCCACATACGTCACATGGCACTGGTTTCTGCAGGTGTGGGAGTGGGCTCCACGGCACTGGGCCTGGTTGTGTCATACTGGCTGGATCTGCCCACGGGTGCAACCATAGTGGGAGTGCTCTCCATGATCTTCTTTGCCACCATGGGCTTCTCCAGAAAGAGAGCTCACAGGCTGGCTTGAGCCTTTCTTTCCTTAA
This genomic stretch from bacterium harbors:
- a CDS encoding metal ABC transporter substrate-binding protein translates to MSKNLLVILIWVLVLLGSQGSLGAQQERIPVTASIVPLGEFCRQIGLDRVEVQVLIPPGASPHTFEPPPSVVARAAKARVFVYIGEGLEPWAGRLSRSLGKGSVALEAAQGLPLIRETHGQGTQESGHGKGKHSSSHSHEGGANPHVWLDPVLAQEICKKIAQALIQVDPTHREYYQKNLENYLGKLEALHKEIEERVSGFRIRKYVCFHPAYAYFSRRYGLEEVGVIEISPGREPSPKHLRNLVAQIRKHQIQVIFAEPQLSPRVAEAIAQEASVRVAMLDPLGGRPPYGSDYLALMRHNLQVMSESMGDGR
- a CDS encoding metal ABC transporter ATP-binding protein, producing the protein MKVLAVEISGLTVKYNGTVALEDVDLEIEEGRYVGILGPNGAGKSTLLQVILGLVRPARGRVRVFGEEPEKLRGRGRVVGYLPQRPLINPNFPVSALEVVLMGRYGRVGLFRKPGRGDKEVAIRSMERVGIAHLARRNIGELSGGEQQRVFIARALCVEPKLLVLDEPTVSLDACAQDELYDLIAGLKEELKLTVLMVCHDVGAISRYVDDVICINRRIHVHQPPPIGRIGLEQTFGCSVEYLFHGEVPHRVVRGHDG
- a CDS encoding metal ABC transporter permease encodes the protein MGEFLEWGFLQRALAAGILVSGLCGVLSVFIVLRKMAFIGVGISHSAFGGVALGFLLNISPFWSGVGFAGVVALLIEWSRSRARVEEDTAIGIFFSASMALGVLFLHLSRTYNVDVFGFLFGNILAVGEGQLWEILALAGVVLALVFFLFKEIVFLSFDEAMAWVSGVPVSFLRYLFLVMLAFTVVVSIYLVGIILVEALLVIPGAVARNITRHIRHMALVSAGVGVGSTALGLVVSYWLDLPTGATIVGVLSMIFFATMGFSRKRAHRLA